The Colius striatus isolate bColStr4 chromosome 13, bColStr4.1.hap1, whole genome shotgun sequence genome includes the window ACTCCACATGCTAGTGGGCCAGATGCCAGGTTGGTGCCCAGAGGTGGCTGTCTGTGCTGAGTGAGCTCCCTGCCTGAAAGTTACTATCTGTGGCAGCCAGCCCTCACACTGTCCCCTGGGCTGGTGAGCCAGGAGCTGTGGAacactgctccagcacagctcaaTCGTGTGCTGCTGGTACCTGGGCAGGACAGCAGCCTGCCATGGCCCCAGCCTGCAGGcgctgtgctgtgggagcaaATCACCAGGTCctaaggcagcagctgcagtaaAGACCTTGGAAATACCTCCTGGATGCTCCAGCAGTAGCCTGCAGAGGAAGTATGGCCAGGAACTGGGCTGCATCCATGTGAGATGATGATTTCCCAGATTCTGGTCTGGTCTAAATCAGCCTTGACAGattattttgcaaaataagCTAATTGAGGGCTGCTGGGTCTTGTGTGGTTTTGGCATCTCTCCCTGTTTGCTGGCAGTGCAGCAAGGTCACTGCATGGTCAGTGGCAACTCTTAGGAGATCCTGCCCACCTCTACCTGCAGCCTTGTCTTGCCTCATCTGAGTTAACAGGGCTGCCAGGGATGGCACTACATCCTCTGCCATGGGGCACCTCTGCCTCAGCTGGCCCCACTGGCATTACCACACCTCTTGGTGCATCACTTGGTGGGTGAATAAAACCCAGCCAGAGGCCCAGGACATTGTCAGCACAACtttagctgctgctgtgccagccttTGTGTGGCCTGCTGAGATGCTCTGATAGCAACCCAGGGCTCCATTGtgcagagaggggctggcagggaagCCTGTTCTTGGGCAAAAGCTGtcaggtgctgagggctgcaggaagGTTTCCCCTTCCTGTGACAGTCTAGAAGGGGCCATTTTATGGtttgaaaaaacacaggaaaaagcaGAGCCCTGTCTTGCTGCTGAGAGGCCCagttcccagccctgccacacagCTGCACGTGGTTTGCTCTGTCAGCTGGGGTCTTTTCCCCCCAGGttggcagcagaggctgtgttCCTGCCAGCTACCCGGCTATGGGCCTCCCGCAGtggctccagccctggcagagcggctggcacagccctggagaTAACCAAACAAGcctgtgcctctgctgctgatgctgtAGGGGTGCCAGGCAGACTGGGCACAAGCATGGGCAGGAGCACGGGTGcgggcaggcagggctggcgCCAGCCTCACTGCTGTCTTGCTGGCTGTAGAGCCAGGGTGGGAGGCTACAGCCAGGGCTTGGTTTGTGATCTCCCTGTTGCCATCCTGCCTGGATTtaccagggagctggagggctGCTGGCTCTGAGTCTATTTGGCCCAAGGCATGCTGAGGGGCAGGTGGTTGGGGCAGTGTTAGTAGGGGGGCACTGGatggcagcaatgtgccctggcCATGGGCCGTGCCGGAGTGCAGCACTGGCAGGTCAGGGTGAAGGGTTGCAGAGAGATGGTGGGTCTCACCTTCCCTCCCTGTTTGCTCCATTCTGTCTCCAGTGGCCTTCATGTGCTGCCATGACCATGGCACAGACCCCATCAGCCTTTGAGGGACACGGGACTTACTCAGCAGAGGCATGGGAGCAGGATCTCTGCACACCAGCTGCTTGCTGAGGAACAGCCTCCTGAGGTGCTGCCAAGAGGAGCCCCCATGGGTacacaggcttggggcagaacGGAGATAGAGTGCTGTGCCACTGAGCTGCTGGTGAGAGAGCTGGCACTGCAGAGTCTGCCCTCTGCATGGCTCCTCTGCCAGAACAGGGGTGGCCTTGGCATGTGGAAATGTAGCAGCAGATTAACTTTTAAATTGGCTCCAACGATCCATTTTGGAGTTAGAACAGGTCGCCTGGTCTGCACTGCTCTATGACACCAAATACTTCAATCTGACATAATGCACCACCCTGTAGGACCAGCAGGCAGGTACCACCAGatcctcctccctgcaggtGACGGGCTGGTGGAGTGGTGCTGTGGTGGCTGCCGGGTGGGACACATCCATTAGTGGGGCTCAAGCCCTGGAATCTGGGGAATCCACCCTGGGGCAGATGGGGTTACTGGTGCAACAGTAACTCTTCAGCTCGTGATATTTCCGCAGCAGTGCTCAGTTGTGCTGCAGGGCCTCACTGTCCAGAAGAGCTCCAGGAGATCAAAGCTGGTGCCTGGTGAGATTCCTATCTCTCCTTACTCACCTGGATCCTGGCAGGCCCCaaccttttctgctttctgtggtTGTGCTTGAGCATGCACGACCCAGTAGCTGGCATGAGGCTGTGTGCATCTGATAATCCTCCCGGCCCCAAGCTGTGGCAGGTGGCTGGCTCTCTAATCTGCAGGCTTAATGCTCTCCTTGCTTTGCCTTTGCAGGTCTAGCACAATCACTTGCTGCCAGCTAATTGCTCTTCTATtgccctcctttcttcccagtgctgcagctggtgaCCTGGTTCCTGCTCTTGGTCTGTGGTCCATGCAATATCTAGTCAAAGGGCAGTTCTTACCACAGCCTGTCCCGAGCTGGCAACATGCTGGTGCTGTGATGCCAGGCCTggtgtgttcagttctggggtGTGTGGTGTATTGTAGGATCCTGTATGACACTAATGGGAGAGGAAGGTGATTGGGGTCTTCTCAGAGCACCAGTGGCTGGAAGTGTGTGGGGAGCACCATTCTATTAATGTTGCCATTTGTGTGGCTGCTCTAAAGTTTGTTCAGCTTTGTTACTATATCAAAGAGGACTCTAAAAGCTGTCACACAGAGTAAGAACCACAGCCTGCCTCTTCCCCTCCACAAAGTAGCTGGCTTTGAGAGTTCCTGAGCAGGTGAGTGGTCGAGGAGCTTGAGGAGGAGCAGGATTTCCTGGCAGAACTGCTCCACTTTATTCTGTTCTCTCTCATGGAGGAAGAGGGTCACAGCAGAAACTCACTGGAGTCCAAACTGTGATTCCCCAGGAAGCTTGAAAGGTGGTTTAAAACCTTCGTTGATTGAGCATGAGCTCAACATCAGGGTTCTTTACAGAAAGAGCTTAGCTGTTGGCCAGGGCCTCTGCTTCCAACATGGTAACTGCTCATGACTTTGAGAGGCAGCCACATCCTTGCTGCTAAGTTGTACCCAGTTTCTCTTGGGTCTCATCAGGTCTCGGTCTGTTGGCTGCACTGCCCCAGCAATGTGAGTGTTGAAGGTATAGGTATGCTGTGTTCTCTGTCTATACCAAAGGTACAGGTATAAGCATTCTTTAATCAAGGGCATCTGGAGCAGTTGAGTTTTGAGACTTTTGCAAAATGTCTTAAAACAATGTGCTTTTATGTAGCAAACTGAGTAATTGGTAAAAGCAGAAATCTAACTTGATAAATTGAGGGTTCATTGAAGAAACCACAAAGAAGCTGTGAGCTAAGCTAAAAATTTGACTGAAGGTAATTGTGGCAGGGAGAGATCACAACCACCAACTCACAGACCACCCACCCAATTCATACCCCACACCCAAAAGAAGAGGGTGGAGGAAGTGAACTGAGCACGTGCACTTATTTACATGCTGGGTGGAGGACTACTAACCAGTCCATAGAGTACCAGTAGATACACACAGGAGGTATTGTTGGTGTGCTCCATTTGTGGCATTCCCACTGAGCACCTGGGCTTGCATGAGTCTGACATAAATCACCAGTGTCTCTCCCGAGTGTGTGGTTGTTGGCGAGTTGCACACCGGGTAATGAATCCACTTTTCAGACAACGTGAGGACAAAGGGGTTTCTCTCCTAATAGGGCCTTTGTGTGCTGATGTTGTGTTTGAAAAGCAGCCCTGGAACCAGAGTCTTCTGGGCACAGAACATGTCATGGCCAGGAGCCCGGTCAGGGCAGGAGAAGCTGCTCCAGGCCAAGAGCTGGCAGCACCTTCTGGCTCATAAACTTTCTCATCTCTCTTTGGTTCTGTCTCAGGGTGCTGTAGaaggaagggatcttgaaattTACTGCAGCTGTAGTGTTTGAGGTGGATTATTTTAGACAATTCCACGTATTTGAATAAAAGTCAGACCAAATCTCTTTGCAAAGGTTATGTTGAAAGAGGAATATATTGCTAGCCCTGGTTTGGGATTTGCTGAGAGAGACACACTTCCTCCAGACTGAAGTGAGTGGGACAGGGAGATGAGTGTTGAGCTGAAattacagtatttaaaaaaatacagaccaATGCCTTCTGCAGTCCTAAAACAGCCCAGGCACATGACTGAACAGATTCCTGTATGTTCTGCCACAAACATGGGGCTGACGTGTCCAAGAGGCCACAACAGGCTCTTCCAGGAGCAAACTGAAAGCTTGCCTTATGTTTCCCTTTGCTAATCCTAGAGTTTCATGGCTGATActtctccccatcctcctttAGTTGTCCCATTTCCCTGCTGTGTTTGCCCAGGCAATTATTCCCTCTAATCCATATTCTCCACACCTCATGCTGATGGTGCTTTGCCTGCATGTGTATTTTCCTCTTAAGTTgatgtctttttccttttttttgctgcaCCTCAGGGGCAGCCTGCACTCTATGCTGTCTTTGATTGAACCTGCTGAAGGCTGAGCATGCAGCTCCTTCAAGACCTGTGACAGTTGTACAGGCACAGCAACCTGACTTGCAAAGCAAACAGGTAGGAGACATTTTGATAAATAACACCCTCCCTGCCTCAGCTGTCAGCAGTTAGGGACAATGTGAGAGTTAAACTAATTTAAAGGGCATGCCTGGTCTGCAGATGGGTGTGCAACAGTTTCTATTATCTTGGATGAAATAATGCATGAAAATTGATGACTACACAttgctgggcagggagcagctgctATTGTTTACATAACACGAACCCCAATTATAGACAGAATTTCACTTCTTCAGTGGAATTACATGCCCTAGCTAAGAGGTTCTTGGGGACAGATCAGAAAAAGTCCTCTGGTCCCTTGTTTGGACCCTAAGAATGAGTCAGAGAGCGTTAGCCATGCTCTTAAAACGGAAAGCAAGTTTGTCATAACCACAGGGAAGGAGTTGCTGGTTCCTTCCTCTCTGAAGTGCCCACTGGCTGTTTTGCTTTATACACCCGTCTGATTGTGGAACAGGGACAGGATAAGGAGTTTCTCCTAGAAACTGCTGATGTGAAACATAAGGACTCATCTTATTCAGAGCACCCATACACTTTACAAGCAACTTCCTTCTGACACTAGCCATCAGCTATTGcaaagcagaagaggaggaaaagccaGGCCAAGAGGGAAACCAAGAGAAACATGTTGAGACTCATGCCCCGTTTTAGTGTTCGTGTTTACAAGTGACAGCAGCTTTGAGACCCCAATGGGGCATGTTCCCTCCCAGTTTGTGTCATAGATACACAAACCACAACAGGTACAGGACTCACTGTGGTAGCGGGTTGTCCTTGGCTGGACACCATGAGCCCCCCCAAGTCACTCTATCACACCCCTCCTCAGCAGGATTGGGGAGAAagtaagagggaaaagaaattgtGGGTCAaaataaaggcagtttaataaagaaaaagcaaaggttCTGTGCAGAGGCAAAGAAAGCCTCTGCTTCTCATGAGCAGGTGATGTCCAGCCACCCCCCAGGAGTGAGGCTGCAGCAGACGTAGCAGCTGCTCTGGAAGACAAACATCAGAGTAACAAatgcctccccctgccctgagcTTTTAATGCTGAGCAGACTTCATATGGCATGGGAAATGCCTGTGGGCATTTTGGGTCAGCTGTGCTGGTTCTTTCCTCTCCCAGGATCTTGCCCACTCCAGCTTATTGGTGAGGGGGGAATACTGGAGACAGCCTTGATGCTTTGGAGCATTGCTCAGTAGTAGCCACAACACTGGGGTGTGACCAACACCTTTCTAGCCACTCATtcaaagcacagcactgtggagaaaattaactccatcccagccagaCACAATGCaactgtttattaaaaaaattccaaGAAACTTTTAACAAAATCACGCCAAACAGTCAGGATCTGAAAAGCCAGGCAGCACTGGGGGCAGCATCAAGAGAAATGCTCTGCAGGCTCCGACCAACCCAAGGGCTACACGTGCCTCTCAAGTGGATGATAGGACCTCGTTCCACTTCTCTCATCCAAACAACAATACTACTTTGTAAGCAGATGAGGTTGTAAATTAGAAACCTGGATCTCTTGTACATCCCCACAAGGTGCCCAAGCACCTGGAGGGCACTGATGGCCATAAGCTTTTGAGAAGTTCCATTTGAGAGCAACCACGGCTCGAGTTGCAGCTTGAAGGAAGCCACCTGCTCAGCTGCAACACCAAGAGTAGGTCATAGCACAGCATGGGTGACGTGCTGCATTTCTTCTTACCCAGAATCCTGCAGAGctgtccattttttttcccttgttgcCCTGTATCAGCACAGAACATCCTCTCTAGCCCAGAAGGAAGGGGGAATGAATACACGTATATCCACAGTCTAAGGAGGGTCACCTTTTGCTGGAACTTGGATCACGCTCCCTACCCCAATCCAAAATGCGAGAACAGGGCTAGCTCTGGAAGGACAGAGCCCTCTATGAGCTAGGACCCAGGAGGCAATTAATAGATTGCAGGCTGATGATTTGCCTTCTGCATCTGAATGATCTTGCCAAAGCCACCTCTTCCCACATCGTAGTCTGTCCGGTACTCATCTCGCACCTGGGGCACAGCAGTAACACAGACATTAGTACCCTGTACTGCCTGACTTCAGAACCATCATCCCCTCTTTGCTCAGTTGGTGGGGAACTGAAGTTCAGGTTAGAGATACTTTGACTTGtctgaagtcccttccaataaTGCACAAAAAAAGTGGTAATAGTGGTGAAAATAACAAATAGGAGACATATCTCATGGCTGAGCTCTTTTTAGACAAGAAACAAAGAAGACCTCAAAATACCTTCATTGAGTTTTGCAGTTCAGCTTTCTGAACTGCCAGGCTTGGCCTCCAGAACACTTTCTCCCCTCCACTCTGGAAATTTGCAAAGAAAACTTACCTTTGCATGGGTGGAAGCTGCAGTGTTAAGAGATTGGCCTGGCAGCTATGCCATCCCCCTCCATTCAAATTCTGCACTATTTTAAGAGTACTGGCTTGGATTAGGGAACATTCTGCTTGTATTGCACGAAGTGTGGAGTCCTAAacagaaatggcctcaagttctATCTGTGGCTTTTAACATTAGGCATCAGTTACCAAAACAACCTGGGCACGGCTGGAGCTCACTATCAGGTCTTTACAGTCTCCACATTGATCTGCATGAGACAAAACCTGCCAAGCAGTACAGTGTCTCAGGGGGATGCAATTCAAGGTATGAAGTGGTATTGCCTCTACCTGTCCTCCAGTCTTTCCTCTTCCATACTGTCGCCCCTCCTTAAAGCCTGCATCCCAGTCAGTGCGGATGATGCGGTCGTCCAGGCGGGTGCCGTTGATGAATCGCATCGCGTGCTCAGCGTCTGCTCTCGTGTAGTACCTGAGGCATACTCTAAGGACAACTAAGTGTGCTGTTTCATTGGGTACAGAAAAAATCAGTAACAACTGTTGTAtttgagaagcaaaaaaacTCTGCCTTCCAGCCTTTTCTACTCATCTCCACAGGATCAAAAGCTGGGCTCAGAGAAATCCAAGCTAAACCCAGCTCTCACTCTGAAAGGATTTTGAACTTTTATGTTAGTACCTGCACAGGCAATAGCAACCTTGGATTACTTATTTCACAAGATTAAACAATCATGTTAAATTATTGCTAAGGGCAAGAAATCTGTAATATGCCTTTTTAGACTATGTGAAACTTGACTGAATTTGAACAAGAGTGGCAGGCCTCCCAGGAGAGCTTTGCAAAGACAGCTCACCGTACAACCTGTACAAACGTGTACCCAGTGCTTGGGAATACTGCCATAGCTTATTCTGCTGTTTCCTTCAGCTATAAACTCAAAGTGAGAAAGTAGAAGATGTGCTCTGGCCTGACCTAACAGTTCTTGTTTTGTCCCTAAAATcgttaaagaaataaacaaggAGCCCTCTGCCACCAGACACCAGCAGTAGCACTTTTCACCTACGGCACTGCTGTACAGTCTGTCTCTCCACTAAGGTGGTGGTGAGGAAGCAACAGGGCTGGTAGAAAGTACCGAGACTATCACTCCTTTTTGGgttttccacagcagcacagctaaGGCTGCTGTGCAGAGAGGGTCTAAAGGTGACAACCACACAAGGGCTGACGGCTGCAGGGAACCTGAAAGGATACTCGACAAAGCAGAAGCCACAGGGGGTCTTCTTGATCTTATCCAGCCCCATGactatcctcttgacatctcCGCACTTGGAGAAGAGCTCCTGGATCTGCTCCTCGGTGGTGTAGAAGGACAGGTTGCCAACGTACAGCGTGGACGAGATCTTCAGCGatttctcctgcagctgccgGCTTCCCTGCGGGCGGAGGGGAACGCGCGGCGGCGTGAGCGCGCCTGCCGCCCCGCTCCCTGCGCCGGGCCCCGCTGTCCCCCCGCCTGCCGGCCCGGGAACGGCCCTGCCCGCGGGCAccgccccggcccgccgccgcagccccagcccccgcccccgccccgcgcgcgGGCCCGGCCGCCGGCCGCACCCGGAAGTGCTGGTCGCGGTACTGGCTGATCTCGCAGTAGGAGTCGCTGTTGAGCCCGCTGAGCGTGGTGTGCAGCAGCCCCGACATCGCGCCGACCCCGCCACCGCCACCAGCACCGCTCCGGAACCGCCGCGGCGCCCCCCGCGCGCCCGCCGCGCTCGCCTCCCGATTGGCCCCGGCGCCCGTCGCTCGGGGCCGGgaggcggggcggcggcgcccGGCAGCCAATCAGCGCGCGGAGCCGCCGGCAGCGCTTGGCTTCGGCGCCGGCCGTGGCGCCGGGCCCGGCATGCTCCGCGGCGGCGGCGTGTGCGCACGCGCAGCCTCGCCCCCGCGCGCGGGAGGTGCTGAGGCGGCGCGCGCCATGGCGGGAGCGCCGGCCGCGGCCGTTGGCGGtagggcggggcggggcggggcggggcggggcggggcgggcgcggcctGGCGGAGACGCCCCTCACCGCCCCTTCTCGTCCTGCCTCACAGGGCTGGTGCGGGAGCTGCTGAGTGAGGAGGGGCCGGCCCGCATCGCCGCCCTCACCGAGGAGCTGTTCCAGGCGGCCGGCAGCATctgtgaggaggaggatgggagCGCGGCTGAGGTAGCGCTTCGGCCCCGTGCGCGTCGCGCCACGCGGCAGCGCCTGCTCTCGCTTCACATCCTTGCGGTGGGGCCAAACGTTTGACTCCCAGCGCCGCTGGGATCTGATCAGCACCGTCCGGTTCACACTCGCAGTGTGAAAGTGCCAAATAAAGTGGAAAGTCAATGCGAAATGCTGATTCCCCGTGCCGCGGTGTGCGTCATAACGGGAGAGGCCGCTGGTGTCAGTGATGTTCAGGTTTTTAGTCCTTTTTCTAGCGGTGTCTAATTGTAACCTAAAGCAAAAATGTGACGAGAAGAGAGACTTGTTACAGTGAGAGTTTGACACGAGGTCAGAGGAGAGCTAATGATCCTGTATGTGCATTCCAGTCCTGACAGCAGACACTTGAGGAAGGACAAAACAAAGTTGTAACTGCTTGGTAAAGCCTGTACGTAATATTATGAATGGGAAGCAATAATCTCCACCCGTTACAAAAGTGAATTGGTTTGTAGTGTACAGTGTTTTCAACTTTAGATTtcttctgtgtatttcttctggAGGAGCACTTGCGAAGTAGTAAACATCTCCTTCAAAGGGTCTTTTTCAAAGAGATTTCTTATGAGTAAGATATGAAATATATGGCATCTGGAATAAAAACAAGACCAGCTGAGATACTGTCCAACCTTTTCCTCTCACAGTGTGTTTTGaagagagattcagtgattaCCATCTAAGGAAGACTGAATTTTGAAGTTTTAAGTTTGTGACAAAGGAGCAAGATAAGTTGGCAAGGATTGCTGCAGAGAGTATGCTTAGTGCAGGCTGTAAATAAATACAGGAGCATAAAACCAATAACCTTCAGTTCTTCTGAATCAGTAGGGctaaatgatttttaaagagagGACAAACCATTAGTTTATCTCATCTCTTCAATAAAAGGGGCCATAAAATATCTGCTTTGTTAGAGATGTTTGTAGGCAAAGTCTGCCATGGAAACTAGGATTTGAAGTGATGGAAAATGCAGCCCTTCCAAGGGTGATTGTTAAAGGAGCTTAGTGCCTGTGTGTGGGACTGCATAATCTTTTGAACACAAGCATAGAGTCAGTAGcctttgttctttctttgctAATACCAGAAGTTTCCCAGCCTTTGACTCCGACAAACACACGGACAGATCGTTACTGTGATATGCATGAAAGATGGTTCCTTTTTGAATAGTAAATTTCAATGTGACCCAATTCCAGGACAAACCTAATAGAGTTCTCCTCCTCAGGTGGAAGAGGATGCAATAAACCTGTGGAACTGGGCAGTGACCAAACACATGGGTTCTGTGGTCAGTGATGAGCAAAGAGCTAAATGTATGTATATGTTCTGTAACTTCCTAAAGGGATCTTGTGTGCTGTAGCACCAAAATGAAAAACTCTGCTGTAAGGCATCTGTAGTGCTCTAGATTTGTTTGGATCTTTGCAGATAGGGTATAGACAGAAGACAATATACTGATGGTCATGTATAAACCTGAACTTGTTTAAGTTCAGGAAGGAGCATCCTGGTGTAATAGTGACCTCCTTGTGACATAGAACAGTGTAGGTGTCCTTATCACTACGCCTTTCTGTGCCAGCACATCAGTAAAGAGGTGATGTCACCAAAGGAAGCTGTAATTTGCCTTCTCATGCTATGGTTTAATCTAAAAAAATGTATGGAAATAACATAGCTGTAAATGTTAATCACCCAATTTATACAAAGTGAGTTTATTTCTTTAACTATCTCATCAATGTTTACATGCAGAAAaactctaaatatttttaacttgcTGGCTTCAGCCAGGTACACAACTGGTGGGTTTGCTTGGAGCCAGGAGCAGGGCTAGGGGAAAGCAGAAGGGAGCTTTTTAGTCTTTTCCCTTAACCTGTTCTTTGTGTGGTTCTGCAGGATTGCAATATCTGGCCTGCATTTTTGTCTTCAGGGACTAGAGTAAAAATTAATGTGTAATCTACGTCATATAAATTATATCAGCTAGAGGGAAAAGGGTGAATTTACACAAAAtaagtagtaattgtagtacaTAATGTTCTCAGATCTTGTATCACAGCTGAAGGGCCAGGGAGAGgctattttaaatactttaagtGGTGTCTTTTCCATCCCTGATGTGTGAGGAGggcttgaaaatatttttgctttttactttgaaaatgtgAAGGTTATTAAACTTCATTTCCCTATTTTGCTGAAGGCTATTTTGAGGCTCTCAAGACATGTTACTGTGAGCATCTGCAGTGTAATTAAGTCTTTGAATGCCTCATGTTTAACTTAAACCCCCCCCAAAGTATTTAACAGGTATTTTTATGagagtatatatatatttttttttttcttactacttaaaaagcagttttaagCAGCTTGGCTATAATTCAGACTGCTTTGCCTCTTGAAGCTTTCAACCTTTTTCTGTCTTGTAGTTTAACATGGCAAGCAGTCTTTCAGATATGGCAGGGCCAGACTTGAAAAATAGAACTAGCAAAAGAAAAGGGAACTTACAACTCTCTGCACTGTTTCCTTGCAGTACGCTTTGTTGCTTGCAGACTCATGTGCCTCTGTCAAGGCAGTGATCCTCCAGAGGGAACTATTCGAAGACAGATTTTGGTAAGGTAAAACAAAGTAGGTGAGCAATGAAGTACAGTTGGTCACCAAGAGAAACCCTCAAAGCCTGTTAGGATTGCTTTGAAATGAGAGCAAAGTGTACCTGTGGTTCTGGGGAATGCCCACGCTGAAGGGGGACTGGTGTTATCACAGGGAGGCCTTGCTGAGATAGTGCAGTAAGGAATTTCTAGACAGTGAGGTTATCATCACATCTTTGTCATGGGATCAAATGTGATATGAGCAgcatatttctttatttcagtatGTTACAATGTTGTCTGGAAGGGGACCATAACCCTTATGCTTTTAAGGACTTGATTCAGGTGTGAGAGGAACTTGTGAGAGACTGAAGAGCTGAATACCCCTCTGCCATGTTAGATAGTGCATGCATGAGATGAGATCTAACGTTGCCTTTCTGGAAAATAGGTATCTTTTCACAAAACATTGATCATTTTCTCCCCCAGATGTCCATGAAAACTGGGAAAGGATGGATAGATATTGGCAAAGCTGATCTTGCTGACAGATTTCTAGAGATTGCTATGAGTGTGAGTTCTTTTCCAGTTTTGGTTTCTTACAAACCCACCTATTTGTAGGTTCTGTGGCTGATGCCTATGCTTTGTCTTCCAGAGTATAGAAAAGCTGTATGCAAAGTTGCTTAAGGGGAGCGATGGTGAAGCA containing:
- the LOC104555955 gene encoding nuclear cap-binding protein subunit 2 — its product is MSGLLHTTLSGLNSDSYCEISQYRDQHFRGSRQLQEKSLKISSTLYVGNLSFYTTEEQIQELFSKCGDVKRIVMGLDKIKKTPCGFCFVEYYTRADAEHAMRFINGTRLDDRIIRTDWDAGFKEGRQYGRGKTGGQVRDEYRTDYDVGRGGFGKIIQMQKANHQPAIY